TGGAAGCCCCTTCTTTCAGGACAAGCTGCTCTTGGGCTACAGCGACATTGAGATCCCTTCTGTGGTCTCAGTACAATCCATCCAAAAGCTGATAGACTTTATGTACAGTGGGATTCTGCGGGTATCTCAGTCAGAGGCTCTGCAGATCCTTACTGCTGCCAGCATCCTTCAGATTAAGACCGTCATTGATGAGTGCACACGCATCGTGTCCCAGAATGTTGGCCTGGCTGGGCCAGGGGGGTTCCCTGTTATACCAGGAGATTCTGGTCAGGAAACACCCCGTGGCACTCCAGAGTCTGGCACCTCTGGCCCCAGCAGTGACGCAGAGTCAGGTTATATGCAAGCAACATCACAGCAAAACATGGATCGTGCATACACATCTCTGTACTCCTACCCTGGCCTCTCTCTGCAGAATGGCACCCGCGAGCGCCCCCTTTACATTAACCCTCTGTCAACAAATTATGATCCGACTCTTAGCACTCAGAAGGACCAGCAATCTCAAGATCCACCCTGGATAAACCGTATCCAGGAAAGATCTCAGCAGGTTGACCGCTTCATCTCCACAGCAGAGTCCACTCACTGCCGCAAGCAACCACGACCGGTACGCATACAAACAGGAGGGGTGAAAGtaaagcaggaagaagaagatgagTACAGCTGCTATGAACCTATGGGGGACTGCCAGGATGACACTGACCAGACTGAGGGTGTAGAGAGTGAATCCAAGGTTGAAAGTTTTGACTCAGGGGTGAGCTCCTCCATTAGTACTGAGCCAGATACAATGGAGCAGCAGCCATACCTGACTGGCTTTAGCCGAGAGGGTGGCGGGGACGGGCAAATTGAAGGAGCTCCAGTGCAGATAGAGGTCAATGACTCGTCCCCTGAGCAAGTGCAAGACACAGAGGACGGGGACACATCCCACAGCACTAGTGATAGTAGCATGATGCAGCCCCTGCAAAACTCAGTCAAACTCAGCCCTTTGTCCCAGTACATGCGCCAGCCAGACACCAGCAATCTAAGGATGCCGCTCACAGTGACCAGCAATTCCCAAGTGATGGGCCCTGCTGGAAGCACCTTCCTGCCCACACTCTTTCCTACACAGCCGGCTAGAGACCACAAGCCTTTCCTTTACCTTCCTGGCCAGCAGCAACCCCAGTTTGTGGCAGTGCCGCCCCCTGCAATGCCATCATTCCCCAACCCCATTTCGGTACAGCAAACGCCAGCTCAGCAGCAACAGGCTGCAGGAGGAATTGGTCAGGGGGAAAAGAAGCCCTATGAATGCACTCTCTGCAGTAAAACCTTTACTGCGAAACAGAACTACGTCAAACACATGTTTGTCCATACTGGTAAGTCAAAATGTCTCATCAGTTGAATTTTCTTAGTTATGTAGCAATAATTCATCATTTCTGTAGGTAATAGCTCTACTTGTGGATCCTGCAGTGGTATAgaaatgtttttggtttgtaaGTAACAGGCTTCATCATCTTAGCCCTTTTTATCTTAAATTCATTCTGATTATGATATTTAGTCACAATATCAAAACTCATTACTCATAAACTATTCAGACAAAAaggctatatatatatgtgtgtgtgtatatatatatatatatatatatatatatgttcatGAATTTTGTTACTGCAGTAGCAATATGCCATGTCCCATTAAGACCCAAATTACCACACAGGGTTTGCAGTTATAGTTTGTTCACACTGAGGAAACAACCAAATTATTTATACTGTACACACGCTGATATTCAATTTCCAGTCTCCAGTTTTGTGCAAAACATGTGGGTGTTACAGAAATGATTGTTTGAGTTTGGGGTTAAGGTCAAGTTTAGATTAaagtaagagagaaaaaaaagtgatggaGAAATAAATATTCAGCTTGAAAACTGGAAGCAAAAAATGTGCGTTTTAGGTATTTTGTAAAATTACTgttgttctttgttttatttcggATTTCTAAAGTTACAAAGTCCATCGTTAtcatatacatacagtacaaaTCAGTATATTGATTTGTGAGTGGCTAATTGCATACTGCGACATAAAGATAGTTGGAAAAGCATAATGTTGCAGTATGGATTTTAGATCCAATGTAAAGCTGAGGCCTGTCAACACAGTGTGTGCGAACATTTATGCAGTCATATTACttccaaataataaataataaatcagtGCCCATTGTAGCAATTTAACGAAATTACTGACTGATAAAAAACACCCTCAAATCACATTTGTTAGGTCGCAGTTGACTATTATCTTTGTCATCATTTGTATTTAACTTACAATGCCAGCAGAGTGCTTATGCAGCACATTGCTTCTCTGTGCACCGCTTTCCACCAGCACTTAGAACCTTATCAATCACATGCTGTAGAAATCATcatcagagaaagaaagaataaaatatCTTATATAATTAGATGATCTTGTTAAAACTGCGTACTCAAATAGCCATTATTATTCATTACAATCCATTGCTTGGCCAGAACCACTTGTCACATGAAAGCTATTTGAAACtaaatttcctgttttattcgcATAATTGTGAGCAGCAGAGTGATGACAGATTGAGAAGGAAAATAAATCACCGATCGATTAATCCCCTAGACTAGATCTGAACAACTCATGGCTGCCGCTGATGGATCACCTTTGCTAATCTcgtaaaaattatatttttcaaaatCTAAAAGGATGCCAGGATGATTTAGTATAACACGGCACTGCTGTCCATATGAGAATACATCTAATACATACACGAGATAACATCTTCTCTTTGTTTATTAAGCAAGAATTACAAAGCACCTTTGCAGATGTGATATATTACACCTTCACATGGCACACTGATGTAGCACACTCAAAATAACTAAAAGATAATGATAACGTGCAGCAGAGGTAGTGTGTCATTTGCTGCaatcaaaaatctgtcagagacATAGAGAAAGCTTTTCAATGGTATGAATCATTGTGCTGCAAGTACACTGCCCTGAGCTACACGGTAAAAGTACCTGCTATATATCTGTTGCTCGTGTGTTGCGACCCTAAAATCTGACCTCTGCCTGGGTCAGgtcaagtggaaaaaaaaaaatgataaagtaaaagtagaatttATTAGCTTCATTAAATTAAAGCAGGTGCCAAcacattcatttattcagtgCAGTAGATACACAGAACTTCATTAACTTGCTCAGTACAACTTGTCTATTTGGCAGTGTTATCAGCCTTTTTTCTCCGCCTGTTCATTTTACGTTATTATTGATATGTTAATATTTTACAGCCCATAATGTCAGCAGAGGCAATTATGTAAAATGATCTTAACATCTCAACAAAGTGGCAGAAATGCCAAATAGATGCATAATATATTGGTTTTGCAGTCATATGTAAATTAACATTTGACATTTGAGCCCAACTTTTCTGCACCGCAGTGTCATGACAGCATTATTACgtttttataaaacattttagtttgatagttttcTTACTGTTTTGTAAGTTGGGAATGTTGCATCAGAGCAACTATGATGTAAAACCTTTCCTACAGCGCTGTAGCATTCAGCACTAAGTAGAACCAGCGTCATAATAAAGCTAATGCAGGTTTAAATAATTCTAGCCGGAGGTATGTTCCTCTACTGGAAAAGTAACACTCCTGGCTTCAGGCATCTGATGCTGCCGCACAAGCTGAAGTCAGCTGATCCTGCCACGTTTTCTGTGTAGGGCTAAGAGTCAGTTGGCTGTGTTTCAGGAGCATTTAGTGTCAAAATTTGCCTTGATTCAATTTCCAACTACTAATTTGCTCCAATTTTTTGTAATTAATAATGGAGACATGTGCCTTCGTAATGGCAGATTTACCCACAGTAGCATGCAGACCCTGAaatctttcattaaaaatgactgcACCACACAGATCCCAGTGAATGTCCCTATCAAGGTGGATGTTTATGTGATAAACAGATGGAGCTAAATTACCCTCAGAGAAAGAAACCAGAAAAGGGTGAGACGGGTTAGATTCATAAAAATTTTTCTCTCACCATTCAGGTATTGCATGTATGGCAGCAGAGTTACATTATAGGATTTCAATCATTTTACATGTTTAGCAGTGatttttcaagctttttttAGAGACCCCTTCTTGTCCATATTTCTAAACCTAATCCACAACTTTTGTTCCCCCCCCCGCCCTTAATGCTTTTGTCTTGCATGCACATCCAGGTGAGAAGCCTCATCAGTGCAGCATCTGCTGGCGCTCTTTCTCCCTGAAGGATTACTTAATAAAACATATGGTGACACACACGGGGGTGCGGGCCTaccagtgcagcatctgcaACAAGCGCTTCACCCAGAAGAGCTCTCTCAACGTCCACATGCGGCTGCACCGTGGAGAGAAGTCCTATGAGTGCTACATCTGCAAGAAGAAGTTCTCACACAAGACCCTGCTGGAGAGGCACATGGCCCTGCACAGCACAGCCAGCGCCATCACCGGGCTGTCAGGGAGTGCAGGTACCCCAGGTCCTGTCTCCATTCCCATACCTATGGCTGTCCCTGAgcctggagctggagtggtTGCCCTCGCCATGCCAGTAAGTGGAGGTGCTGGAGTAGGGGCTGGGGTTGGAACAGGAGTGGGTGTAGCTGCAGAAGCGAGCTGCCAAGAAGGGACCACCTACGTATGCTCCGTCTGCCCTGCCAAGTTTGACCAAATGGAGCACTTCAATGACCACATGCGAATGCATGTCTCCGATGGATAAGTACAACTAGATAAACTTCTTTCAAAAAGAATGACAAATAAAATGGCACTAGattttccttttcttatttTGAGGTATGAAGAGTAATGAGTATAGACACTGGCACATTAagtttcccaaaaaaaaaaaaaagatttttttttctgttattctaaaagaaaaaaaaaagatggtggCCTTAAGGCTTAGTAGTTTGATATTGATCTACTGGATGGATCCTAACTACAGGCCTCTAAATGTATGCTTTCCTAAAATACTGATTTATGTGTTGAACACTACCGAAAGGCCTACGAaagaaacacatacacacaaacacaccttttGTGTCGACATGTCTGAATGAATATACATGTATGTGTTTGAACGTTTGTGTATTTGCCTGTGTCCGTTTatccaactgtgtgtgtgtgtgtgtgtgtgtgtgtgtgtgtgtgtgtgtgtgtgtgtgtgtgtgtgtgtgtgtgtgtgtgtgtgtgtgtgtgtgtgtgtgtgtgtacattgcCATGAAACATATATCATGGCAGTTGTGAACCCATATTGACCAGTTTGGAAACTATAGATGTCCAAGCTTACTGTGGTATAAtttacaacaacaataacaagaaaaaaaaaacatctggggTTGGGCTAC
The window above is part of the Archocentrus centrarchus isolate MPI-CPG fArcCen1 chromosome 14, fArcCen1, whole genome shotgun sequence genome. Proteins encoded here:
- the zbtb20 gene encoding zinc finger and BTB domain-containing protein 20 isoform X1, which produces MALHHQPHKHLRNKTSSNCDISCKGMTERIHNINLHNFSNSVLETLNEQRNRGHFCDVTVRIHGSMLRAHRCVLAAGSPFFQDKLLLGYSDIEIPSVVSVQSIQKLIDFMYSGILRVSQSEALQILTAASILQIKTVIDECTRIVSQNVGLAGPGGFPVIPGDSGQETPRGTPESGTSGPSSDAESGYMQATSQQNMDRAYTSLYSYPGLSLQNGTRERPLYINPLSTNYDPTLSTQKDQQSQDPPWINRIQERSQQVDRFISTAESTHCRKQPRPVRIQTGGVKVKQEEEDEYSCYEPMGDCQDDTDQTEGVESESKVESFDSGVSSSISTEPDTMEQQPYLTGFSREGGGDGQIEGAPVQIEVNDSSPEQVQDTEDGDTSHSTSDSSMMQPLQNSVKLSPLSQYMRQPDTSNLRMPLTVTSNSQVMGPAGSTFLPTLFPTQPARDHKPFLYLPGQQQPQFVAVPPPAMPSFPNPISVQQTPAQQQQAAGGIGQGEKKPYECTLCSKTFTAKQNYVKHMFVHTGEKPHQCSICWRSFSLKDYLIKHMVTHTGVRAYQCSICNKRFTQKSSLNVHMRLHRGEKSYECYICKKKFSHKTLLERHMALHSTASAITGLSGSAGTPGPVSIPIPMAVPEPGAGVVALAMPVSGGAGVGAGVGTGVGVAAEASCQEGTTYVCSVCPAKFDQMEHFNDHMRMHVSDG
- the zbtb20 gene encoding zinc finger and BTB domain-containing protein 20 isoform X2 — its product is MTERIHNINLHNFSNSVLETLNEQRNRGHFCDVTVRIHGSMLRAHRCVLAAGSPFFQDKLLLGYSDIEIPSVVSVQSIQKLIDFMYSGILRVSQSEALQILTAASILQIKTVIDECTRIVSQNVGLAGPGGFPVIPGDSGQETPRGTPESGTSGPSSDAESGYMQATSQQNMDRAYTSLYSYPGLSLQNGTRERPLYINPLSTNYDPTLSTQKDQQSQDPPWINRIQERSQQVDRFISTAESTHCRKQPRPVRIQTGGVKVKQEEEDEYSCYEPMGDCQDDTDQTEGVESESKVESFDSGVSSSISTEPDTMEQQPYLTGFSREGGGDGQIEGAPVQIEVNDSSPEQVQDTEDGDTSHSTSDSSMMQPLQNSVKLSPLSQYMRQPDTSNLRMPLTVTSNSQVMGPAGSTFLPTLFPTQPARDHKPFLYLPGQQQPQFVAVPPPAMPSFPNPISVQQTPAQQQQAAGGIGQGEKKPYECTLCSKTFTAKQNYVKHMFVHTGEKPHQCSICWRSFSLKDYLIKHMVTHTGVRAYQCSICNKRFTQKSSLNVHMRLHRGEKSYECYICKKKFSHKTLLERHMALHSTASAITGLSGSAGTPGPVSIPIPMAVPEPGAGVVALAMPVSGGAGVGAGVGTGVGVAAEASCQEGTTYVCSVCPAKFDQMEHFNDHMRMHVSDG